A region of Oncorhynchus masou masou isolate Uvic2021 chromosome 29, UVic_Omas_1.1, whole genome shotgun sequence DNA encodes the following proteins:
- the LOC135520124 gene encoding protein FAM110C-like, whose amino-acid sequence MKPLTPIGSPSPLRLLNKGPDYLRRQMEGGGQGRSISAVERLEADKAKYVKSQQVINTKQEPVLVPCTPPPPHRRPHTVPGCLTPRLPPRRSSAPFPTLTAPLTVRDENENDDSRKENRRTSVDVEARNRSNANEVTPPSPRNPWTPPSIPLVAPHSAPILRRSTGKRMLRPDSLVIYRQKKECKILPSGGIVLGNSNLEIKGYNFVRRLFQGSMREKSGGGEGGTQKMVISEEKALSRDGDSRMSWTNDKDTVDGGQVGPGSRRSSKTDHERSPLPSPGFSCTPERTKNGVSCVSNGTTNGTRNGNGITKGNDVSDHTDNEADIWKRVPSRWRSGLQRSKSDLLLRCSVALSDQEHFFDYCGLDLDMVDRLGPENFLGGISDVDTLSLVLRSIGGGGGGSEPSEFSRHSGEAGLFQEEVAEKLTTGVSIIERNARVIKWLYSCKNAAQEGPKESTV is encoded by the coding sequence ATGAAGCCGTTAACACCCATAGGATCCCCCTCACCTCTGAGGCTCCTCAACAAGGGCCCGGACTACCTCCGTAGGCAGATGGAAGGTGGGGGCCAGGGCCGTTCCATCAGCGCTGTAGAGAGACTCGAGGCAGACAAGGCCAAGTATGTTAAGAGCCAGCAGGTCATTAACACCAAACAGGAGCCCGTCCTGGTGCCCtgcacaccacctcctccacaccgTCGTCCCCACACCGTGCCTGGGTGCCTCACACCACGACTGCCACCCCGCCGATCCTCTGCTCCTTTCCCCACCCTGACCGCCCCCCTCACCGTACGAGATGAGAATGAAAATGATGACTCGAGGAAGGAGAATCGGAGGACGTCGGTGGATGTGGAAGCACGGAACAGGAGTAACGCCAACGAGGTGACCCCACCCAGCCCCAGGAACCCCTGGACTCCACCCTCCATACCCCTGGTAGCCCCTCACAGTGCCCCCATCCTGAGGAGGAGCACCGGTAAGCGCATGCTGCGTCCTGACTCCCTGGTCATCTACCGGCAGAAGAAAGAGTGTAAAATCCTGCCGAGTGGTGGCATCGTATTGGGGAACTCCAACCTGGAGATAAAGGGGTACAACTTTGTCCGCCGCCTCTTCCAGGGCTCCATGCGGGAGAAGAGTGGCGGGGGCGAGGGGGGCACCCAGAAGATGGTGATCAGCGAGGAGAAAGCTTTGTCGCGGGATGGTGACTCACGCATGTCTTGGACCAATGACAAGGACACCGTGGACGGGGGACAGGTAGGGCCAGGTAGCCGGAGATCCAGTAAGACAGACCACGAGCGCTCACCACTTCCCAGCCCTGGCTTCAGCTGTACACCGGAGCGGACTAAGAATGGTGTTAGCTGTGTTAGCAATGGCACTACCAATGGTACCAGAAACGGCAATGGCATCACCAAGGGCAATGACGTAAGTGACCACACTGACAACGAGGCGGACATCTGGAAGCGGGTGCCCTCGCGGTGGCGTTCAGGACTACAACGCTCCAAGTCAGATCTGCTTCTGCGATGCTCAGTGGCGTTGTCTGACCAGGAGCATTTCTTTGACTACTGCGGGCTGGACCTGGACATGGTGGACCGGCTGGGGCCTGAGAACTTCCTGGGTGGGATCAGCGACGTAGACACGCTCTCATTGGTGCTGAGGAGCATAGGGGGAGGGGGCGGTGGCTCGGAGCCCAGCGAGTTCTCCCGCCACTCAGGAGAGGCGGGGCTTTTCCAGGAGGAGGTGGCCGAGAAGCTGACCACGGGGGTGTCAATCATCGAGAGGAATGCCCGTGTCATCAAGTGGCTCTACAGCTGCAAGAATGCAGCACAGGAGGGGCCCAAAGAGTCCACTGTTTAA